Proteins from one Actinomycetota bacterium genomic window:
- a CDS encoding SDR family oxidoreductase, which yields MARTAIITGASSGIGKATAVALADSGYDVGITWHEDEAGLNGTVEEVRATGRRVAVRHLDLVDPGAGPAVVDELTDELGHLDVLVNNAGGGHSAPFLDHDADAWRHVLDVDLTGAFLCMQAAARRMTRNRGGGRIIAVTSVHEHVPLAGSVAYCAAKGGLGLVVKVAALELAEHAITVNAVAPGEISTKMTGQQDQDPADNPRPGIPLGRPGHAGEIAHAIRWLASPEASYVTGESFVVDGGLLLMAAQANSMLA from the coding sequence GTGGCACGGACCGCGATCATCACGGGGGCCAGCTCAGGCATCGGGAAGGCCACCGCCGTCGCGCTGGCCGACAGCGGCTACGACGTGGGCATCACGTGGCACGAGGACGAGGCCGGCCTGAACGGCACGGTCGAGGAGGTCCGCGCCACCGGGCGTCGCGTGGCGGTCCGCCACCTCGATCTGGTCGATCCCGGCGCGGGCCCTGCGGTCGTGGACGAGCTCACCGACGAACTCGGTCACCTGGACGTCCTGGTCAACAACGCCGGGGGCGGGCACTCGGCACCGTTCCTGGACCACGACGCTGACGCCTGGAGACACGTCCTCGATGTCGACCTGACCGGGGCGTTCCTGTGCATGCAGGCGGCGGCGCGCCGGATGACGCGCAACCGCGGCGGCGGGCGCATCATCGCCGTGACGTCCGTGCACGAGCACGTCCCACTGGCTGGGTCGGTCGCGTACTGCGCCGCCAAAGGGGGCCTGGGCCTCGTCGTCAAGGTGGCGGCCCTGGAACTTGCTGAGCACGCCATCACCGTCAACGCCGTCGCCCCCGGTGAGATCTCCACCAAGATGACCGGCCAGCAGGACCAGGACCCAGCCGACAACCCACGGCCCGGGATCCCGCTGGGCCGTCCCGGCCACGCCGGCGAGATCGCGCACGCCATCCGCTGGCTGGCATCACCCGAGGCGTCGTACGTGACCGGGGAGTCGTTCGTCGTGGACGGTGGCCTGCTGCTGATGGCGGCACAGGCCAACAGCATGCTGGCGTGA
- a CDS encoding DUF2071 domain-containing protein, translating to MAGWHPDHHVRLPVIHQRWRDLTFLHWRYPPETVQALLPPGLQVDTFDGSAWVGITPFTLTSQALPVVPTPHFGADEVNVRTYVRRTDGTDGLWFFSLDFNRAAVVVAARATLGLAYRRASISVQRDGNSVRYLARRGGRHRPHLRLDLDVGDHLTRDDVSDLEVFLVGRWQLFTRMLATLLTVPVEHQPWPLRDARVVDLSEDLLVAAGLTPPDGAPHVLFSPGVDARVGVPRPTR from the coding sequence GTGGCCGGTTGGCACCCGGACCACCACGTGCGGTTGCCGGTCATCCACCAGCGCTGGCGTGATCTGACGTTCCTGCACTGGCGCTACCCGCCGGAGACGGTGCAGGCGTTGCTGCCGCCCGGGTTGCAGGTGGACACGTTCGACGGGAGCGCGTGGGTCGGGATCACACCGTTCACCTTGACCTCGCAGGCGCTCCCGGTCGTCCCCACACCACACTTCGGAGCCGATGAGGTCAACGTGCGCACGTACGTGCGCCGCACGGACGGCACCGACGGGCTGTGGTTCTTCAGCCTCGATTTCAACCGGGCGGCGGTCGTGGTGGCCGCGAGAGCCACGCTGGGGCTGGCGTACCGGCGAGCGTCGATCTCGGTGCAGCGCGACGGCAACAGTGTCCGGTACCTGGCCCGTCGCGGGGGCCGCCACCGGCCGCACCTGCGGCTCGACCTGGACGTCGGCGACCACTTGACCCGGGATGACGTCAGCGACCTCGAGGTGTTCCTGGTGGGGCGCTGGCAGCTGTTCACCCGGATGTTGGCCACGTTGCTGACCGTCCCGGTCGAGCACCAGCCATGGCCGTTGCGGGACGCACGCGTCGTCGACCTGTCCGAGGATCTGCTGGTCGCCGCCGGGCTCACGCCGCCCGATGGGGCCCCCCACGTGCTGTTCTCCCCCGGGGTGGACGCCAGAGTGGGCGTACCGCGCCCGACGCGATGA